The segment CGGCCTCGGCGAAGGTCGGGACGCCGCGTCCGCGCGGGTCCTGGCCCAAGAGAACGCCCCGGCTGTTGTCCAGCGCCTTCTGGCGGGCCTCGGCGAGCGTCACCTCGGGATACGGCCCGAGTCCGATCGAGGTGAGCCGCCCCTCGATCCTGACGCGCTGCCGCCATGTCTTGGTGATCCGGCCATCCAGTGTCCGGTGAACCCGAAGGCTCAGCCCGCGCCCGCCCCGCCCGTCGCCGTAGACACCGGGCCGGTTGACCGTTCGTACGAACGCGGCGCTCAGCGTTCTCGGTCGCTTCGTCATGGTGCTTCCTTCCTTGTGGTGTATCACTCATTGCAGCACTACACCGGGAAGAATACACGGGATGGCGATGGACTGCAAGAGACGACCGGACGCTGCCTATCCTACTGAACACATTGTCCAATAACGTGTTATGGCCCATTTGATGAACCTTGGTGGATTACTTGGGAACACTCGCGATCAGTTCCGCCGGAACTGGGCAATCTCGCGGGTCTGGAGGAGCTGTGGCTCGACGGCAACGCGCTGGCGGGTCCGATCCCGCCGGAGCTGGGGAGCCTCACGCGTCTAAGGGAGCTGTCCCTGAGCGGCAACGCGCTGGCGGGTCCGATTCCGCCGGAACTGGGGAATCTCGCGGGTCTGGAGGGGCTGTGGCTCGACGGCAACGCGCTCGAGGGTCCGATCCCTCTGGAGCTGGAAAACCTGCCGCACCTGAGGGGGCTGTCCCTGAGCGGCAACCGGCTCGAGGGCCCGGTCCCTCCGGAGCTGGGCGGTCTTGGGCGCCTGGAGTTCCTGCACCTCGACGGGAACGCGCTGACGGGCGCGCTCCCGCGGAGTCTCCTGAGGATCGGCGGGCTGGTGCGGTTCCGTTTCGGGCGCAACGCGGGTCTCTGCGCGCCGGGCACGCCCGGGTTCGTCGCCTGGCTGGACGGGATCGGGGAGCTCGGGAGAGGCCCGTCCTGCAACGAAAAGGACCGGGCGGCGCTGGCCGCGCTGCACGCGGCGGCGGGTGGCGAGGACTGGATCGACTCGGAAGGCTGGCTGGGCGGCGTGGCGCTCGCGGGGTGGCACGGGGTCGAGACCGACTCCCTGGGCCGCGTCGCGACCCTCGACCTGGCAGGCAACGGACTCGTGGGGCGGCTTCCGGCGGGTCTGGGCGACCTGGCGGCGATGACAGCGCTGCTCGTCGGCAACAACGCCCTCTCCGGGCGGATGCCGCGCACCTTGCTCGACCTGTCGCTGGGCGAGCTGGATTACGCTGGCACGGAGCTGTGCGCCCCGGCGGACGACGTGTTCCAGGCATGGCTGGGCGCCATCGCCGTGCTGCGGGACACCGAGACGGAGTGCGCGCCCGCCACGGACCGGGAGATCCTCGAGATGCTCCACGCCGCGACGGGCGGGCGCGACTGGATCGACTCTGGGAACTGGCTCACCGACGCGCCGCTCGAGGAGTGGCGCGGAGTCGAGGTGAACGACCAGGGCAGGGTTGTCGAACTGCGGCTTTGGGACAACGGGCTGGCGGGCCGGCTGCCGCCGGAGCTCGGCGACCTGGCGCACCTGGAATACCTGCGGCTGAGCGACAACGGCCTCACGGGCGCGATTCCGCCGGAGTTCGGCGACCTGTCCGGCCTCGCGCACCTGGCGCTCGACGGCAACGGCCTCTCCGACCCAATCCCACCCGAACTCGGCGGGCTCCCGGCGCTGGAGGAGTTACGGGTCGAGAACAACGACCTGTCGGGCCCGGTGCCGCCCGAACTCGGCGGCCTCGCGAGCCTACGCGGGCTGGGGCTCACGGGCAACCCCCGGATGGCGGGCCCGCTTCCCGCCGAATTGACGTCGCTCGGCCGGCTCGAGCGGCTCCTGGCCGGGGGCACGGACTTGTGCGCGCCCGCGGACCCCGCGTTCGCGGCCTGGCTCGACGGGGTCCACACGCGCCGCGTCGTGCCCTGCGCCGAGCGGGAGGCGCCGGCGGCGTACCTTGTGCAGGCGGTGCAGTCGCGCGCGTTCCCGGTCCCGCTGGTCGCGGGCGAGCCGGCGCTGCTGCGCGTGTTCCCGACAGCGGCGCGGGCCGCGGGCGTCGGCGTTCCGGCGGTCCGGGCCCGATTCCTCGTCGATGGCCGGGAGACGTTCGCGGCGTGCATCCCCGGCGGGTCCGGGCCGATCCCGGAACGGATCGACGAGGGCTCGCTCGCCACGTCGGCCAGCGCCGAGATTCCGGGAAGCATCGTACGGCCCGGTCTCGAGATGGTCGTCGAGATCGACCCGGACGGGACGCTCGACCCCGCGCTGGGCGTCGCGCGGCGGATTCCCGCGACCGGGCGGCTGGCGGTCGACGTGCGGGCCCTGCCGCCGCTCGAGCTGACGGTCGTTCCGTTCCTCTGGGCGCAAGCGCCGGACTCCTCGATCCTGGACGCGGTCCGGGGGATGGCGGCGGACCCGGAGGGCGACGAACTGCTCGCGGACGCGCGTGCGCTGCTCCCGGTTGGGACGCTCGCGGTGACGGCGCACGAACCCGTGCTGAGTTCGAGCATCGACGCTCGCCGCCTGCTCGAAGAGACCGAGGCGATCCGCGCGATGGAGGGCGGGGGCGGCCACTATCTGGGCACGATGGCGGGCCCGGTGACGGGGCCCGCCGGGGTGGCGTTCCTCGCCGGCCGGGCGAGCTTCTCGATCCCCCGCTCGGGCACCATCGCGCACGAACTTGGCCACAACCTGGGTCTCCATCACGCGCCGTGCGGCGGCGCGGGCGACCCGGACCCGTCGTTCCCCCACCCGAACGGATCGATCGGGGTCTGGGGCTACGACTTCGCGCGCGGCGAACTGGTGCGTCCCATGACCCCGGACGTGATGTCGTACTGCGGCCCCCCCGACGGGATCAGCGATTACCACTTCGCCAATGCGCTCCGCTACCGGCTGTTCGAGGCGCGCGTGGCGGTGGATACGGTCGCCTCCGCCTCCGTGAGGTCGCTTCTGCTGTGGGGCGGCGCCAACGGCGACGGCGCGCCGTTCCTGAACCCGGTCTTCGTCGTCAACGCGCCGCCAGCGCTCCCGGACTCGGCCGGCGCGTACACGCTGACGGGCCGGACGCGCCGGGGATCGGAACTCTTCTCGCTCCGCTTCGCGATGCCCCGGACGGCCGACGGCGACGGCGGCTCCGGCTTCGCGTTCATCCTGCCGGCGGAGCCCAGTTGGGAGGGCGAACTCGCCGCCGCCGTCCTCGACGGCCCCGGCGGGTCGTTCGTCCTGGGCGCCGGCGCCGCCCGCCCGACGGCCATCCTGCGCGACCGGCGCACCGGCCGGGTGCGGGCCATCCTTCGCGACACGCCGCTCCCGGTCCGGGCCGCCATGGAGGCGGCGGAGTGGACCGAGGTGCCGGAGCTCGAGACGCTGCTCAGCCTCGGGGTGCCGGACGCGGCGGCGTGGCGGCGATGACGGGTCCACGGAGGACGGCGAAGGCTTTCCAACCCATTGAGACGGACTCACACACGCACGCGCGCGGATCCCTTCCGCCGCGCAAGGAGACGGCCAGGATGATTCGGAACAAGCTTGGTCCACCAGCCCGCATCCTCATGGTCGCCGCCGCGGCGGCGTGGTGGGTGCCGTCCGCCGCGGCCGCCGTCGCGGCTCCGGTTCAGACCCCACCCGATCCGCCGACGAACCTGAGGGCGGTCCCCTCCAATCCCACCACCATCATCCTCCACTGGACCCCTCCCCCGACCCCGACCGGCGGGAGCGCGATCACGGGCTACGAAATCGAAGTGACGGCGGTCGGCCGCACCGGGAGCCCAACGTTGTTGACCTGGCGCTCGACCACGCCCATTTACCATCATACGGGTCTCGCGCCGAACCTGACCCTCCACTACCGGGTCAGGGCGAGGAACGCCGCCGGTCCTGGGGGTCTTGGGGGTTGGTCGAATTCGACGAGCGCCACTACGCCGCCGGCCACGGCGCCGGGCGTGCCCGGCAACCTGATGGCGGCCGCCGCCGGGCCCACCGTCATCGCCCTCGACTGGAACGAGCCGTCCTCGACCGGTGGGAGCGCGATCACGGGCTACGACATCCAGGTGTCCGCGGACGGCGGCAGCTCCTGGCGCTTTCTGGTGACCACGAATCAGACCAGCCACCGGCACCCGGGTCTCGCGGCGGGCGCCACCCGCCACTACCGGGTCAGGGCGGAGAACGCCATCGGCTTCGGGCCCTGGACGTCCGCGGTGAGCGCCGCCACGTCAGCGGGCACGCCGCCGGGGCCGCCTCGTGCGCTGACCGCGACCGCCGTCAGTTCCTCGGCGATCGACCTGAGCTGGAGCCCCCCGGGGAGTGGCGGCAGCAGCGCGATCATCGGGTATCGGATCGAGCGTTCAAGCACGCGAACCGGCGGATGGAGGGATCTCGAGGACGACACAGGCAACACGCGCACCACCTACCAGGACACGGGCCTCTCGCCGAACACGACCTACTACTACCGGGTCTCGGCGATCAACTCTTTTGCCACGGGAGACCCCTCGAACGTCAATGACGCCACCACCGAGCTGGACGTGCCGAACGCGCCCGGGCGATTGACGGCCCAGGCCCGAGGGATATCGGTGATCGAGTTGCGTTGGACGCGGCCGTCGTCCAGCGGAACGTCTCCGGTGACCGGTTACTCGATCCAGTGGTCGCCCACGGGAACCGGCAGATGGAGGGATCTCGAGGACGACACGGGCAACACGCGCACCACCTACCAGGACACGGGCCTCGGCCTCGAGGCGAACACGACCCGCTACTACCGGGTCAGGGCGATCAGCGGGGCCGGCCCGAGCGCCTGGTCGAACGTCGCCCACGCGACCACCGATGATCTCACCGTTCCGGGCGTGCCCACGAGCCTGAGGGTGAACCCCAACGGCCTCAGGGGAAGCACCGAGCTGCAACTCACGTGGAGGCCTCCGTCCAACACCGGCGGGAGCCCCATCACCGGCAACCGCATAGAGTGGCGTTCCCCCAATAGCTCGGACTGGAGATTCCTCGTGCCCGGCCCCACCGGCACGGCCACCACCTACATCGACACCGGTCTCGCCCCCAACACGACCCGGTACTATCGGGTGCGCGCGCTCAATGCCCAGGGGCAGGGAGCCCCCTCGAGCGCGGTCAGAGGCACCACCAACGCCGCACGGCCCGGCCAGCCCCGGAACCTGCGCGCGCGGGCGACGGGACCCACCAGCATCACCCTCGCCTGGGAGGCGCCGTCCAGCGACGGCGGGGAGCGGATCACCGGCTACACCATTCGGATGCGCGGCCCCAGCGACGGAACCTGGATCACGATCC is part of the Gammaproteobacteria bacterium genome and harbors:
- a CDS encoding Arm DNA-binding domain-containing protein — protein: MTKRPRTLSAAFVRTVNRPGVYGDGRGGRGLSLRVHRTLDGRITKTWRQRVRIEGRLTSIGLGPYPEVTLAEARQKALDNSRGVLLGQDPRGRGVPTFAEAAERTIELHREAWKEGSPLPEQWESTFRLHAAPLLDKRVDRIESADVLRCLSPIWNSKPAAARKARHRIAAVFRWCIGRNYRPDNPVDRAVEAL
- a CDS encoding M66 family metalloprotease encodes the protein MRFRFGRNAGLCAPGTPGFVAWLDGIGELGRGPSCNEKDRAALAALHAAAGGEDWIDSEGWLGGVALAGWHGVETDSLGRVATLDLAGNGLVGRLPAGLGDLAAMTALLVGNNALSGRMPRTLLDLSLGELDYAGTELCAPADDVFQAWLGAIAVLRDTETECAPATDREILEMLHAATGGRDWIDSGNWLTDAPLEEWRGVEVNDQGRVVELRLWDNGLAGRLPPELGDLAHLEYLRLSDNGLTGAIPPEFGDLSGLAHLALDGNGLSDPIPPELGGLPALEELRVENNDLSGPVPPELGGLASLRGLGLTGNPRMAGPLPAELTSLGRLERLLAGGTDLCAPADPAFAAWLDGVHTRRVVPCAEREAPAAYLVQAVQSRAFPVPLVAGEPALLRVFPTAARAAGVGVPAVRARFLVDGRETFAACIPGGSGPIPERIDEGSLATSASAEIPGSIVRPGLEMVVEIDPDGTLDPALGVARRIPATGRLAVDVRALPPLELTVVPFLWAQAPDSSILDAVRGMAADPEGDELLADARALLPVGTLAVTAHEPVLSSSIDARRLLEETEAIRAMEGGGGHYLGTMAGPVTGPAGVAFLAGRASFSIPRSGTIAHELGHNLGLHHAPCGGAGDPDPSFPHPNGSIGVWGYDFARGELVRPMTPDVMSYCGPPDGISDYHFANALRYRLFEARVAVDTVASASVRSLLLWGGANGDGAPFLNPVFVVNAPPALPDSAGAYTLTGRTRRGSELFSLRFAMPRTADGDGGSGFAFILPAEPSWEGELAAAVLDGPGGSFVLGAGAARPTAILRDRRTGRVRAILRDTPLPVRAAMEAAEWTEVPELETLLSLGVPDAAAWRR